A single genomic interval of Pelodiscus sinensis isolate JC-2024 chromosome 28, ASM4963464v1, whole genome shotgun sequence harbors:
- the LOC102461513 gene encoding actin filament-associated protein 1-like 2 isoform X2, with product MSSSLIPSPDESSRRWPALLLESGVQAGSHGDGGKQLPWEWDLDTLLSDLEAFLLILDRESLSSLAQAKKKSLAELLARLQRPPSEDAEYMIMRCIPPSSGSSAVPTPTGRSPRQGERRPGEEAGEEREVVLDVRPGPALGDGAGERSDSRAAMSSPEPPGRGEWDPPTANGQCSPGGTKPLGTLPSLPAEDSYEEAEPISPGGHVSPAGGGDTDSSHYESYGEDDDCVKDRAHYIQWPPAAEAPARPEAQLCGFLWRKRWLGQWAKQLFIIREHALLCYKCAKDLQPVLELDLRGCRVAYKAKRGKKMQHVLKITGAASEGLVMGFQSRQQAEDWRKVMEEVSSSPLSRLSAPSSPAAASSDQGRDSHQGIGSQPGSDSEEENSPGSPAAAGCLPSGEPTKGGFLDVQRNGQWQKLWCRVDQGAVRMFRDPGCTESPEYAVPLAGSDVSPGADAGQRRHIYLSQQGREVVVLQTHSDDERDVWLKILQREKGAESTSTYETSVLGEAPNSAPVGALLLRRFPTPNAYMDDPFGQLPPATHPSPIYSNADLLRQLQRLDKASQDQPQRLLSALPGRAPEETATPPASPGKAPSEQRVQVAPELRNRDFFQSQRTLTPPERKAAPDSLDFFIGKRAFPKLEETVGQLERACRVKARLKAGSEMNLLDIGRSLKGHIATATSSEASFLTPLLKRTTSTKSALRRVPSVVVIEKGKVLQKRKEWELKSAM from the exons ATGTCTTCCTCCCTTATCCCTTCGCCCGATGAGTCATCGCGCCGTTGGCCAGCACTGCTCTTGGAATCTGGAGTCCAGGCCGGGAGCCACGGAGATGGAGGGAAGCAACTTCCCTGGGAATGGG ATCTGGACACGCTCCTCTCGGACCTAGAGGCCTTCCTGCTGATCCTGGACCGGGAGAGCCTCAGCTCCCTTGCTCAGGCCAAGAAGAAATCCCTCGcggagctgctggccaggctgcagcgCCCTCCGT CAGAGGATGCAGAGTACATGATCATGCGCTGCATCCCGCCCTCCTCAGGGAGCAGCGCCGTCCCCACGCCAACGGGCCGGAGCCCGCGCCAAGGTGAGCGGCGGCCGGGAGAGGAGGCGGGCGAAGAGCGGGAGGTCGTCCTAGACGTCAGGCCAGGCCCTGCTCTCGGGGACGGCGCCGGGGAGCGCAGTGACTCCAGGGCAG CGATGTCGTCCCCAGAGCCGCCGGGAAGGGGAGAGTGGGACCCGCCCACCGCCAACGGCCAGTGCTCCCCGGGTGGC ACCAAGCCATTGGgcaccctgcccagcctgcccgcTGAGGACTCCTACGAGGAGGCAGAACCCATCAGCCCGGGGGGACACGTGAGCCCAG CGGGTGGCGGGGACACTGACAGCAGCCACTACGAGTCGTACGGCGAGGACGACGACTGCGTGAAGGACCGGGCGCACTACATCCAGTGGCCACCCGCCGCCGAGGCCCCCGCGCGCCCCGAGGCCCAGCTCTGCGGCTTCCTCTGGAGGAAACGCTGGCTGGGGCAGTGGGCCAAGCAGCTGTTCATCATCCGGGAGCACGCCCTGCTG TGCTACAAGTGCGCCAAGGACCTGCAGCCCGTGCTGGAGCTGGACCTGCGGGGCTGCCGCGTGGCCTACAAGGCCAAGCGCGGCAAGAAGATGCAGCACGTGCTGAAGATCACGGGGGCGGCGTCGGAGGGGCTGGTGATGGGTTTCCAGAGCCGCCAGCAGGCCGAGGACTGGAGGAAG GTGATGGAGGAGGTGAGCAGCTCTCCTCTCAGCAGGctgtctgcccccagctccccagcagcGGCCAGCTCGGACCAGGGCAGGGACTCCCACCAG GGGATTggttcccagcctggctccgatTCCGAGGAGGAGAATTCCCCGGGCAGCCCCGCTGCAGCCGGCTGCCTGCCAAGTGGCGAGCCAACAAAAGGAG GGTTCCTGGACGTGCAGCGGAACGGCCAGTGGCAGAAGCTCTGGTGCCGGGTGGATCAGGGCGCCGTGCGGATGTTCAGAGACCCCGGCTGCACCGAGAGCCCCGAATACGCTGTGCCGCTGGCGGGCAGCGACGTGAGCCCAGGGGCCGACGCAGGCCAGCGCCGTCACATCTACCTCAGCCAGCAAGGCAGAGAGGTCGTTGTCCTGCag ACCCACTCGGACGACGAGAGGGATGTCTGGCTGAAGATCCtgcagagggagaagggagcagaaTCAACCTCCACGTATGAAACCTCGGTGCTTGGGGAggcccccaactctgcccctgTGGG GGCCCTGCTGCTGCGCAGATTCCCGACCCCCAACGCCTACATGGACGACCCCTTTGGGCAGCTCCCGCCGGCAACGCACCCCAGCCCCATCTACTCCAACGCGGATTTACTGCGCCAGCTG CAGCGCTTGGACAAAGCCTCCCAAGACCAGCCGCAGAGGCTCCTGTCTGCCCTTCCCGGCCGGGCCCCGGAGGAGACCG CCACGCCTCCAGCCAGCCCGGGCAAGGCTCCGAGCGAGCAGCGGGTCCAAGTGGCCCCAGAGCTGAGGAACCGGGATTTTTTCCAGTCCCAGCGGACGCTGACACCGCCCGAGAGGAAAGCTGCTCCCGACAGCTTGGATTTCTTCATCG GTAAAAGAGCCTTTCCCAAGCTGGAGGAGACGGTGGGGCAGCTGGAGAGGGCGTGCCGGGTGAAAGCCAGGCTGAAGGCCGGCTCGGAGATGAACCTGCTAGACATCGGCAGGTCTCTGAAGGGCCACATAGCCACTGCCACCAGCTCCGAG GCTTCCTTCCTGACACCGCTGCTGAAGCGCACCACCTCCACCAAGAGCGCGCTGCGGCGCGTCCCCTCCGTGGTGGTCATTGAAAAGGGGAAGgttctgcagaagagaaag GAATGGGAGCTGAAGTCTGCCATGTAG
- the LOC102461513 gene encoding actin filament-associated protein 1-like 2 isoform X3 — MGCAGAGARGGEGGRSLPQRPPAATAMEKQKDLDTLLSDLEAFLLILDRESLSSLAQAKKKSLAELLARLQRPPSEDAEYMIMRCIPPSSGSSAVPTPTGRSPRQGERRPGEEAGEEREVVLDVRPGPALGDGAGERSDSRAAMSSPEPPGRGEWDPPTANGQCSPGGTKPLGTLPSLPAEDSYEEAEPISPGGHVSPAGGGDTDSSHYESYGEDDDCVKDRAHYIQWPPAAEAPARPEAQLCGFLWRKRWLGQWAKQLFIIREHALLCYKCAKDLQPVLELDLRGCRVAYKAKRGKKMQHVLKITGAASEGLVMGFQSRQQAEDWRKVMEEVSSSPLSRLSAPSSPAAASSDQGRDSHQGIGSQPGSDSEEENSPGSPAAAGCLPSGEPTKGGFLDVQRNGQWQKLWCRVDQGAVRMFRDPGCTESPEYAVPLAGSDVSPGADAGQRRHIYLSQQGREVVVLQTHSDDERDVWLKILQREKGAESTSTYETSVLGEAPNSAPVGALLLRRFPTPNAYMDDPFGQLPPATHPSPIYSNADLLRQLQQRLDKASQDQPQRLLSALPGRAPEETATPPASPGKAPSEQRVQVAPELRNRDFFQSQRTLTPPERKAAPDSLDFFIGKRAFPKLEETVGQLERACRVKARLKAGSEMNLLDIGRSLKGHIATATSSEASFLTPLLKRTTSTKSALRRVPSVVVIEKGKVLQKRKEWELKSAM; from the exons atGGGCTGCGCTGGGGCCGGGGCTCGCGGAGGAGAGGGCGGCCGGagcctgccccagcgccccccggcaGCCACCGCCATGGAGAAGCAGAAAG ATCTGGACACGCTCCTCTCGGACCTAGAGGCCTTCCTGCTGATCCTGGACCGGGAGAGCCTCAGCTCCCTTGCTCAGGCCAAGAAGAAATCCCTCGcggagctgctggccaggctgcagcgCCCTCCGT CAGAGGATGCAGAGTACATGATCATGCGCTGCATCCCGCCCTCCTCAGGGAGCAGCGCCGTCCCCACGCCAACGGGCCGGAGCCCGCGCCAAGGTGAGCGGCGGCCGGGAGAGGAGGCGGGCGAAGAGCGGGAGGTCGTCCTAGACGTCAGGCCAGGCCCTGCTCTCGGGGACGGCGCCGGGGAGCGCAGTGACTCCAGGGCAG CGATGTCGTCCCCAGAGCCGCCGGGAAGGGGAGAGTGGGACCCGCCCACCGCCAACGGCCAGTGCTCCCCGGGTGGC ACCAAGCCATTGGgcaccctgcccagcctgcccgcTGAGGACTCCTACGAGGAGGCAGAACCCATCAGCCCGGGGGGACACGTGAGCCCAG CGGGTGGCGGGGACACTGACAGCAGCCACTACGAGTCGTACGGCGAGGACGACGACTGCGTGAAGGACCGGGCGCACTACATCCAGTGGCCACCCGCCGCCGAGGCCCCCGCGCGCCCCGAGGCCCAGCTCTGCGGCTTCCTCTGGAGGAAACGCTGGCTGGGGCAGTGGGCCAAGCAGCTGTTCATCATCCGGGAGCACGCCCTGCTG TGCTACAAGTGCGCCAAGGACCTGCAGCCCGTGCTGGAGCTGGACCTGCGGGGCTGCCGCGTGGCCTACAAGGCCAAGCGCGGCAAGAAGATGCAGCACGTGCTGAAGATCACGGGGGCGGCGTCGGAGGGGCTGGTGATGGGTTTCCAGAGCCGCCAGCAGGCCGAGGACTGGAGGAAG GTGATGGAGGAGGTGAGCAGCTCTCCTCTCAGCAGGctgtctgcccccagctccccagcagcGGCCAGCTCGGACCAGGGCAGGGACTCCCACCAG GGGATTggttcccagcctggctccgatTCCGAGGAGGAGAATTCCCCGGGCAGCCCCGCTGCAGCCGGCTGCCTGCCAAGTGGCGAGCCAACAAAAGGAG GGTTCCTGGACGTGCAGCGGAACGGCCAGTGGCAGAAGCTCTGGTGCCGGGTGGATCAGGGCGCCGTGCGGATGTTCAGAGACCCCGGCTGCACCGAGAGCCCCGAATACGCTGTGCCGCTGGCGGGCAGCGACGTGAGCCCAGGGGCCGACGCAGGCCAGCGCCGTCACATCTACCTCAGCCAGCAAGGCAGAGAGGTCGTTGTCCTGCag ACCCACTCGGACGACGAGAGGGATGTCTGGCTGAAGATCCtgcagagggagaagggagcagaaTCAACCTCCACGTATGAAACCTCGGTGCTTGGGGAggcccccaactctgcccctgTGGG GGCCCTGCTGCTGCGCAGATTCCCGACCCCCAACGCCTACATGGACGACCCCTTTGGGCAGCTCCCGCCGGCAACGCACCCCAGCCCCATCTACTCCAACGCGGATTTACTGCGCCAGCTG CAGCAGCGCTTGGACAAAGCCTCCCAAGACCAGCCGCAGAGGCTCCTGTCTGCCCTTCCCGGCCGGGCCCCGGAGGAGACCG CCACGCCTCCAGCCAGCCCGGGCAAGGCTCCGAGCGAGCAGCGGGTCCAAGTGGCCCCAGAGCTGAGGAACCGGGATTTTTTCCAGTCCCAGCGGACGCTGACACCGCCCGAGAGGAAAGCTGCTCCCGACAGCTTGGATTTCTTCATCG GTAAAAGAGCCTTTCCCAAGCTGGAGGAGACGGTGGGGCAGCTGGAGAGGGCGTGCCGGGTGAAAGCCAGGCTGAAGGCCGGCTCGGAGATGAACCTGCTAGACATCGGCAGGTCTCTGAAGGGCCACATAGCCACTGCCACCAGCTCCGAG GCTTCCTTCCTGACACCGCTGCTGAAGCGCACCACCTCCACCAAGAGCGCGCTGCGGCGCGTCCCCTCCGTGGTGGTCATTGAAAAGGGGAAGgttctgcagaagagaaag GAATGGGAGCTGAAGTCTGCCATGTAG
- the LOC102461513 gene encoding uncharacterized protein LOC102461513 isoform X5 yields MRSLRKRKGPRAPAAQTGSCPERGVQGSLLPATWYHVPEEQPTRGQDPWARFLASGDVQNRARCPAGAREAQDVADAGALCCREGHAPHPQSHMHMQEDVSRCTLQDVSRCTLQEVSCCTLQDESRCTLQDVSRCTLQEVSCCTLQDVSRCTLQDVSRCTLQDVSRCTLQDVSRCTLQEVSCCTLQDESRCTLQDVSRCTLQEVSCCTLQDVSRCTLQDVSRCTLQEVSCCTLQDESRCPLQDESRCPLQDVSRCPLQDVSRCPLQDVSRCTLQEVSCCTLQDVSRCTLQDVSRCTLQDVSRCTLQEVSCCTLQDESRCTLQDVSRCTLQEVSCCTLQDVSRCTLQDVSRCTLQEVSCCTLQDESRCPLQDESRCPLQDVSRCPLQDVSRCTLQDVSRCTLQDVSRCPLQDVSRCPLQDVSRCTLQDVSRCPLQDVSRCPLQDVSRCTLQDVSRCTLQDVARCTLQDVSRCPLQDVSRCPLQDVSRCTLQDVSRCPRGSACGEWHMALQASAGGMSRGMLHGRHRFRWLRPGSCPPCAAETRRVPRPRSPAEAAGPGLACAAGGSGAALAFPRAPRSSHAAPAECRSRLPPGRREWWGAGQRGLQMRSQEPGGGEPPPGGYWQRPGPERQAADGFQKQRIWELPSVKAAEAEPSHWAPCPACPLRTPTRRQNPSARGDT; encoded by the exons ATGAGATCACTGAGAAAGCGGAAAGGCCCAAGAGCGCCTGCAGCACAAACTGGGAGCTGTCCagagaggggtgtgcaggggtctCTGCTCCCCGCCACTTGGTATCACGTGCCCGAGGAGCAACCCACCCGCGGGCAGGATCCCTGGGCACGTTTTCTTGCCTCCGGGGATGTGCAGAATCGGGCCCGTTGTCCTGCGGGGGCAAGAGAGGCGCAGGATGTGGCCGACGCGGGTGCGCTGTGTTGCAGGGAGGGACACGCGCCGCACCCTCAGTCGCACATGCACATGCAAGAGGACGTGTCGCGTTGCACGCTGCAGGATGTGTCGCGTTGCACGCTGCAGGAAGTCTCGTGTTGCACGCTGCAGGACGAGTCGCGTTGCACGCTGCAGGATGTGTCGCGTTGCACGCTGCAGGAAGTCTCGTGTTGCACGCTGCAGGACGTGTCGCGTTGCACGCTGCAGGACGTGTCGCGTTGCACGCTGCAGGACGTGTCGCGTTGCACGCTGCAGGACGTGTCGCGTTGCACGCTGCAGGAAGTCTCGTGTTGCACGCTGCAGGACGAGTCGCGTTGCACGCTGCAGGATGTGTCGCGTTGCACGCTGCAGGAAGTCTCGTGTTGCACGCTGCAGGACGTGTCGCGTTGCACGCTGCAGGACGTGTCGCGTTGCACGCTGCAGGAAGTCTCGTGTTGCACGCTGCAGGACGAGTCGCGTTGCCCGCTGCAGGACGAGTCACGTTGCCCGCTGCAGGATGTGTCGCGTTGCCCGCTGCAGGACGTGTCGCGTTGCCCGCTGCAGGACGTGTCGCGTTGCACGCTGCAGGAAGTCTCGTGTTGCACGCTGCAGGACGTGTCGCGTTGCACGCTGCAGGACGTGTCGCGTTGCACGCTGCAGGACGTGTCGCGTTGCACGCTGCAGGAAGTCTCGTGTTGCACGCTGCAGGACGAGTCGCGTTGCACGCTGCAGGATGTGTCGCGTTGCACGCTGCAGGAAGTCTCGTGTTGCACGCTGCAGGACGTGTCGCGTTGCACGCTGCAGGACGTGTCGCGTTGCACGCTGCAGGAAGTCTCGTGTTGCACGCTGCAGGACGAGTCGCGTTGCCCGCTGCAGGACGAGTCACGTTGCCCGCTGCAGGATGTGTCGCGTTGCCCGCTGCAGGACGTGTCGCGTTGCACGCTGCAGGACGTGTCACGTTGCACGCTGCAGGATGTGTCGCGTTGCCCGCTGCAGGATGTGTCGCGTTGCCCGCTGCAGGACGTGTCACGTTGCACGCTGCAGGACGTGTCGCGTTGCCCGCTGCAGGACGTGTCGCGTTGCCCGCTGCAGGATGTGTCGCGTTGCACGCTGCAGGACGTGTCGCGTTGCACGCTGCAGGACGTGGCGCGTTGCACGCTGCAAGACGTGTCGCGTTGCCCGCTGCAGGATGTGTCGCGTTGCCCGCTGCAGGATGTGTCACGTTGTACGCTGCAGGACGTGTCGCGTTGCCCGAGGGGCAGTGCCTGCGGCGAATGGCACATGGCGCTGCAGGCCTCAGCGGGGGGGATGTCCCGTGGCATGTTGCATGGCAGGCACCGGTTTCGTTGGCTGCGGCCGGGGAGCTGCCCGCCGTGCGCAGCAGAGACGCGGCGTGTTCCCAGGCCGCGGAGCCCTGCGGAAGCGGCGGGACCCGGCCTTGCTTGTGCGGCGGGGGGCTCGGGCGCCGCCCTGGCGTTTCCCCGCGCCCCTCGGAGCAGCCACGCAGCGCCAGCCGAGTGCCGCAGCCGCCTCCCCCCGGGCCGGCgggagtggtggggggcaggacaACGTGGGCTCCAGATGAGGTCGCAGGAGCCGGGGGGCGGAGAACCACCCCCGGGAGGCTATTGGCAGCGTCCTGGGCCAGAGCGACAGGCCGCTGACGGGTTTCAGAAGCAGCGAATTTGGGAGCTCCCCAGCGTGAAGGCAGCAGAGGCCGA ACCAAGCCATTGGgcaccctgcccagcctgcccgcTGAGGACTCCTACGAGGAGGCAGAACCCATCAGCCCGGGGGGACACGTGA
- the LOC102461513 gene encoding actin filament-associated protein 1-like 2 isoform X1, which translates to MSSSLIPSPDESSRRWPALLLESGVQAGSHGDGGKQLPWEWDLDTLLSDLEAFLLILDRESLSSLAQAKKKSLAELLARLQRPPSEDAEYMIMRCIPPSSGSSAVPTPTGRSPRQGERRPGEEAGEEREVVLDVRPGPALGDGAGERSDSRAAMSSPEPPGRGEWDPPTANGQCSPGGTKPLGTLPSLPAEDSYEEAEPISPGGHVSPAGGGDTDSSHYESYGEDDDCVKDRAHYIQWPPAAEAPARPEAQLCGFLWRKRWLGQWAKQLFIIREHALLCYKCAKDLQPVLELDLRGCRVAYKAKRGKKMQHVLKITGAASEGLVMGFQSRQQAEDWRKVMEEVSSSPLSRLSAPSSPAAASSDQGRDSHQGIGSQPGSDSEEENSPGSPAAAGCLPSGEPTKGGFLDVQRNGQWQKLWCRVDQGAVRMFRDPGCTESPEYAVPLAGSDVSPGADAGQRRHIYLSQQGREVVVLQTHSDDERDVWLKILQREKGAESTSTYETSVLGEAPNSAPVGALLLRRFPTPNAYMDDPFGQLPPATHPSPIYSNADLLRQLQQRLDKASQDQPQRLLSALPGRAPEETATPPASPGKAPSEQRVQVAPELRNRDFFQSQRTLTPPERKAAPDSLDFFIGKRAFPKLEETVGQLERACRVKARLKAGSEMNLLDIGRSLKGHIATATSSEASFLTPLLKRTTSTKSALRRVPSVVVIEKGKVLQKRKEWELKSAM; encoded by the exons ATGTCTTCCTCCCTTATCCCTTCGCCCGATGAGTCATCGCGCCGTTGGCCAGCACTGCTCTTGGAATCTGGAGTCCAGGCCGGGAGCCACGGAGATGGAGGGAAGCAACTTCCCTGGGAATGGG ATCTGGACACGCTCCTCTCGGACCTAGAGGCCTTCCTGCTGATCCTGGACCGGGAGAGCCTCAGCTCCCTTGCTCAGGCCAAGAAGAAATCCCTCGcggagctgctggccaggctgcagcgCCCTCCGT CAGAGGATGCAGAGTACATGATCATGCGCTGCATCCCGCCCTCCTCAGGGAGCAGCGCCGTCCCCACGCCAACGGGCCGGAGCCCGCGCCAAGGTGAGCGGCGGCCGGGAGAGGAGGCGGGCGAAGAGCGGGAGGTCGTCCTAGACGTCAGGCCAGGCCCTGCTCTCGGGGACGGCGCCGGGGAGCGCAGTGACTCCAGGGCAG CGATGTCGTCCCCAGAGCCGCCGGGAAGGGGAGAGTGGGACCCGCCCACCGCCAACGGCCAGTGCTCCCCGGGTGGC ACCAAGCCATTGGgcaccctgcccagcctgcccgcTGAGGACTCCTACGAGGAGGCAGAACCCATCAGCCCGGGGGGACACGTGAGCCCAG CGGGTGGCGGGGACACTGACAGCAGCCACTACGAGTCGTACGGCGAGGACGACGACTGCGTGAAGGACCGGGCGCACTACATCCAGTGGCCACCCGCCGCCGAGGCCCCCGCGCGCCCCGAGGCCCAGCTCTGCGGCTTCCTCTGGAGGAAACGCTGGCTGGGGCAGTGGGCCAAGCAGCTGTTCATCATCCGGGAGCACGCCCTGCTG TGCTACAAGTGCGCCAAGGACCTGCAGCCCGTGCTGGAGCTGGACCTGCGGGGCTGCCGCGTGGCCTACAAGGCCAAGCGCGGCAAGAAGATGCAGCACGTGCTGAAGATCACGGGGGCGGCGTCGGAGGGGCTGGTGATGGGTTTCCAGAGCCGCCAGCAGGCCGAGGACTGGAGGAAG GTGATGGAGGAGGTGAGCAGCTCTCCTCTCAGCAGGctgtctgcccccagctccccagcagcGGCCAGCTCGGACCAGGGCAGGGACTCCCACCAG GGGATTggttcccagcctggctccgatTCCGAGGAGGAGAATTCCCCGGGCAGCCCCGCTGCAGCCGGCTGCCTGCCAAGTGGCGAGCCAACAAAAGGAG GGTTCCTGGACGTGCAGCGGAACGGCCAGTGGCAGAAGCTCTGGTGCCGGGTGGATCAGGGCGCCGTGCGGATGTTCAGAGACCCCGGCTGCACCGAGAGCCCCGAATACGCTGTGCCGCTGGCGGGCAGCGACGTGAGCCCAGGGGCCGACGCAGGCCAGCGCCGTCACATCTACCTCAGCCAGCAAGGCAGAGAGGTCGTTGTCCTGCag ACCCACTCGGACGACGAGAGGGATGTCTGGCTGAAGATCCtgcagagggagaagggagcagaaTCAACCTCCACGTATGAAACCTCGGTGCTTGGGGAggcccccaactctgcccctgTGGG GGCCCTGCTGCTGCGCAGATTCCCGACCCCCAACGCCTACATGGACGACCCCTTTGGGCAGCTCCCGCCGGCAACGCACCCCAGCCCCATCTACTCCAACGCGGATTTACTGCGCCAGCTG CAGCAGCGCTTGGACAAAGCCTCCCAAGACCAGCCGCAGAGGCTCCTGTCTGCCCTTCCCGGCCGGGCCCCGGAGGAGACCG CCACGCCTCCAGCCAGCCCGGGCAAGGCTCCGAGCGAGCAGCGGGTCCAAGTGGCCCCAGAGCTGAGGAACCGGGATTTTTTCCAGTCCCAGCGGACGCTGACACCGCCCGAGAGGAAAGCTGCTCCCGACAGCTTGGATTTCTTCATCG GTAAAAGAGCCTTTCCCAAGCTGGAGGAGACGGTGGGGCAGCTGGAGAGGGCGTGCCGGGTGAAAGCCAGGCTGAAGGCCGGCTCGGAGATGAACCTGCTAGACATCGGCAGGTCTCTGAAGGGCCACATAGCCACTGCCACCAGCTCCGAG GCTTCCTTCCTGACACCGCTGCTGAAGCGCACCACCTCCACCAAGAGCGCGCTGCGGCGCGTCCCCTCCGTGGTGGTCATTGAAAAGGGGAAGgttctgcagaagagaaag GAATGGGAGCTGAAGTCTGCCATGTAG
- the LOC102461513 gene encoding actin filament-associated protein 1-like 2 isoform X4, translating into MSSSLIPSPDESSRRWPALLLESGVQAGSHGDGGKQLPWEWDLDTLLSDLEAFLLILDRESLSSLAQAKKKSLAELLARLQRPPSEDAEYMIMRCIPPSSGSSAVPTPTGRSPRQAMSSPEPPGRGEWDPPTANGQCSPGGTKPLGTLPSLPAEDSYEEAEPISPGGHVSPAGGGDTDSSHYESYGEDDDCVKDRAHYIQWPPAAEAPARPEAQLCGFLWRKRWLGQWAKQLFIIREHALLCYKCAKDLQPVLELDLRGCRVAYKAKRGKKMQHVLKITGAASEGLVMGFQSRQQAEDWRKVMEEVSSSPLSRLSAPSSPAAASSDQGRDSHQGIGSQPGSDSEEENSPGSPAAAGCLPSGEPTKGGFLDVQRNGQWQKLWCRVDQGAVRMFRDPGCTESPEYAVPLAGSDVSPGADAGQRRHIYLSQQGREVVVLQTHSDDERDVWLKILQREKGAESTSTYETSVLGEAPNSAPVGALLLRRFPTPNAYMDDPFGQLPPATHPSPIYSNADLLRQLQQRLDKASQDQPQRLLSALPGRAPEETATPPASPGKAPSEQRVQVAPELRNRDFFQSQRTLTPPERKAAPDSLDFFIGKRAFPKLEETVGQLERACRVKARLKAGSEMNLLDIGRSLKGHIATATSSEASFLTPLLKRTTSTKSALRRVPSVVVIEKGKVLQKRKEWELKSAM; encoded by the exons ATGTCTTCCTCCCTTATCCCTTCGCCCGATGAGTCATCGCGCCGTTGGCCAGCACTGCTCTTGGAATCTGGAGTCCAGGCCGGGAGCCACGGAGATGGAGGGAAGCAACTTCCCTGGGAATGGG ATCTGGACACGCTCCTCTCGGACCTAGAGGCCTTCCTGCTGATCCTGGACCGGGAGAGCCTCAGCTCCCTTGCTCAGGCCAAGAAGAAATCCCTCGcggagctgctggccaggctgcagcgCCCTCCGT CAGAGGATGCAGAGTACATGATCATGCGCTGCATCCCGCCCTCCTCAGGGAGCAGCGCCGTCCCCACGCCAACGGGCCGGAGCCCGCGCCAAG CGATGTCGTCCCCAGAGCCGCCGGGAAGGGGAGAGTGGGACCCGCCCACCGCCAACGGCCAGTGCTCCCCGGGTGGC ACCAAGCCATTGGgcaccctgcccagcctgcccgcTGAGGACTCCTACGAGGAGGCAGAACCCATCAGCCCGGGGGGACACGTGAGCCCAG CGGGTGGCGGGGACACTGACAGCAGCCACTACGAGTCGTACGGCGAGGACGACGACTGCGTGAAGGACCGGGCGCACTACATCCAGTGGCCACCCGCCGCCGAGGCCCCCGCGCGCCCCGAGGCCCAGCTCTGCGGCTTCCTCTGGAGGAAACGCTGGCTGGGGCAGTGGGCCAAGCAGCTGTTCATCATCCGGGAGCACGCCCTGCTG TGCTACAAGTGCGCCAAGGACCTGCAGCCCGTGCTGGAGCTGGACCTGCGGGGCTGCCGCGTGGCCTACAAGGCCAAGCGCGGCAAGAAGATGCAGCACGTGCTGAAGATCACGGGGGCGGCGTCGGAGGGGCTGGTGATGGGTTTCCAGAGCCGCCAGCAGGCCGAGGACTGGAGGAAG GTGATGGAGGAGGTGAGCAGCTCTCCTCTCAGCAGGctgtctgcccccagctccccagcagcGGCCAGCTCGGACCAGGGCAGGGACTCCCACCAG GGGATTggttcccagcctggctccgatTCCGAGGAGGAGAATTCCCCGGGCAGCCCCGCTGCAGCCGGCTGCCTGCCAAGTGGCGAGCCAACAAAAGGAG GGTTCCTGGACGTGCAGCGGAACGGCCAGTGGCAGAAGCTCTGGTGCCGGGTGGATCAGGGCGCCGTGCGGATGTTCAGAGACCCCGGCTGCACCGAGAGCCCCGAATACGCTGTGCCGCTGGCGGGCAGCGACGTGAGCCCAGGGGCCGACGCAGGCCAGCGCCGTCACATCTACCTCAGCCAGCAAGGCAGAGAGGTCGTTGTCCTGCag ACCCACTCGGACGACGAGAGGGATGTCTGGCTGAAGATCCtgcagagggagaagggagcagaaTCAACCTCCACGTATGAAACCTCGGTGCTTGGGGAggcccccaactctgcccctgTGGG GGCCCTGCTGCTGCGCAGATTCCCGACCCCCAACGCCTACATGGACGACCCCTTTGGGCAGCTCCCGCCGGCAACGCACCCCAGCCCCATCTACTCCAACGCGGATTTACTGCGCCAGCTG CAGCAGCGCTTGGACAAAGCCTCCCAAGACCAGCCGCAGAGGCTCCTGTCTGCCCTTCCCGGCCGGGCCCCGGAGGAGACCG CCACGCCTCCAGCCAGCCCGGGCAAGGCTCCGAGCGAGCAGCGGGTCCAAGTGGCCCCAGAGCTGAGGAACCGGGATTTTTTCCAGTCCCAGCGGACGCTGACACCGCCCGAGAGGAAAGCTGCTCCCGACAGCTTGGATTTCTTCATCG GTAAAAGAGCCTTTCCCAAGCTGGAGGAGACGGTGGGGCAGCTGGAGAGGGCGTGCCGGGTGAAAGCCAGGCTGAAGGCCGGCTCGGAGATGAACCTGCTAGACATCGGCAGGTCTCTGAAGGGCCACATAGCCACTGCCACCAGCTCCGAG GCTTCCTTCCTGACACCGCTGCTGAAGCGCACCACCTCCACCAAGAGCGCGCTGCGGCGCGTCCCCTCCGTGGTGGTCATTGAAAAGGGGAAGgttctgcagaagagaaag GAATGGGAGCTGAAGTCTGCCATGTAG